The following proteins are co-located in the Doryrhamphus excisus isolate RoL2022-K1 chromosome 3, RoL_Dexc_1.0, whole genome shotgun sequence genome:
- the LOC131126350 gene encoding alpha/beta hydrolase domain-containing protein 17A-like yields the protein MNGLSIRELCCLFCCPPCPSRIAAKLAFLPPEPTYALLPDPDPNAGAGTASGSNPGATLPSLGAPGLRSRLSAGSGADRGGGGGGGTSGGGGGGAGAGCESRWKLHLTERAEFQYSQRELDVTDVFLTRSNRGNRVGCMYIRCAPNARFTVLFSHGNAVDLGQMSSFYIGLGTRINCNIFSYDYSGYGVSTGKPSEKNLYADIDAAWHALRSRYGISPENIILYGQSIGTVPTVDLASRFECAAVVLHSPLTSGMRVAFPDTKKTYCFDAFPNIEKVSKIPSPVLIIHGTEDEVIDFSHGLALFERCPKAVEPLWVEGAGHNDIELYSQYLERLRRFINQDLAAQHA from the exons ATGAATGGTCTGTCCATACGAGAGCTATGCTGCCTATTCTGCTGCCCTCCTTGCCCCAGCCGCATCGCAGCCAAATTAGCTTTCCTCCCTCCAGAGCCCACATACGCCCTTCTCCCTGACCCAGATCCCAATGCTGGAGCTGGAACTGCATCTGGGTCTAACCCTGGGGCGACCCTCCCTTCACTTGGAGCTCCCGGCCTACGTTCTCGGCTGAGTGCTGGTAGTGGTGCTGAcagaggaggtggtggaggtggaggcactagtggtggaggaggtggaggtgcAGGGGCTGGATGTGAGAGCAGGTGGAAGCTGCATCTCACGGAAAGAGCAGAGTTTCAGTATTCTCAGAGAGAGCTGGATGTGACAGATGTGTTCCTGACCAGATCTAACAGAGGGAACAGGGTTGGATGCATGTATATACGCTGTGCCCCTAATGCCAG GTTCACGGTGTTGTTTTCACATGGCAACGCAGTTGACCTTGGTCAGATGAGCAGCTTTTACATCGGCTTGGGAACACGCATCAACTGCAACATATTCTCTTACGATTACTCAGGCTATGGGGTTAGCACTGGCAAGCCATCAGAGAAAAACCTTTATGCTGACATTGATGCCGCCTGGCATGCCTTGCGCTCTAG GTATGGCATCAGCCCTGAGAACATCATCCTGTATGGACAGAGCATCGGCACGGTGCCCACAGTGGACTTGGCGTCACGCTTCGAGTGTGCTGCTGTGGTTCTACACTCTCCTCTGACCTCTGGAATGAGAGTGGCCTTCCCCGACACCAAGAAGACCTACTGCTTTGATGCCTTCCCCAA CATCGAGAAGGTGTCAAAGATCCCGTCTCCCGTGCTCATCATCCACGGTACAGAGGACGAGGTCATCGACTTCTCCCACGGTCTTGCCCTTTTTGAGCGCTGTCCAAAGGCAGTGGAGCCCCTCTGGGTGGAGGGCGCCGGTCACAACGACATTGAGCTTTACAGTCAGTACCTTGAGAGGCTACGGCGCTTCATCAACCAGGACCTGGCTGCACAGCACGCCTGA